One part of the Streptomyces lienomycini genome encodes these proteins:
- a CDS encoding RNA polymerase sigma factor, translating into MKRSRDRAASELFAALYPRLAGWCRRLVDDDETAHEIASEAFTRLWARWTSVEEPRGFLYVTAANLVRDHWRKLERERRAVRRVTAEVAVRPHPEQADPSVRLLVQSLPERLRVPILLHYYADMPIREVSVLTGRKEGTVKADLHAARELLRVHLRRSLDHTP; encoded by the coding sequence TTGAAACGGTCCCGTGACAGGGCGGCGTCCGAACTGTTCGCCGCCCTGTATCCGCGCCTCGCCGGCTGGTGCCGCCGGCTCGTCGACGACGACGAGACGGCCCACGAGATCGCCTCGGAGGCCTTCACCCGGCTCTGGGCCCGCTGGACGTCCGTGGAGGAACCCCGCGGCTTCCTCTACGTCACCGCCGCCAACCTCGTCCGCGACCACTGGCGCAAGCTGGAGCGCGAGCGCCGGGCGGTGCGCCGGGTCACCGCGGAGGTCGCCGTGCGCCCGCACCCCGAACAGGCCGACCCGTCGGTGCGGCTGCTCGTACAGTCCCTGCCGGAGCGGTTGCGGGTGCCGATCCTGCTCCACTACTACGCCGACATGCCGATCCGGGAGGTGTCCGTGCTGACCGGACGCAAGGAAGGAACCGTCAAGGCCGACCTGCACGCGGCCCGCGAACTGCTCCGCGTCCATCTGAGGAGAAGCCTTGACCACACGCCTTGA
- a CDS encoding DUF952 domain-containing protein, whose product MIYHVVPLAEWEADPGRPYAPASLAEDGFVHCSPDEATTLAVVDAFYRGAPRPLVALLVDEDRLTARCVREPADPAPPPGVAEGTLFPHVLGPLDRATVRRVLEVRWDDEGRAAGLS is encoded by the coding sequence ATGATCTACCACGTGGTGCCGCTCGCGGAGTGGGAGGCCGATCCGGGCCGGCCGTACGCGCCGGCCTCGCTCGCCGAGGACGGGTTCGTCCACTGCTCGCCCGACGAGGCGACCACGCTCGCCGTCGTCGACGCCTTCTACCGCGGTGCGCCCCGGCCGCTGGTGGCGCTGCTCGTCGACGAGGACCGGCTCACCGCGAGGTGCGTGCGGGAGCCGGCCGACCCCGCCCCGCCGCCCGGCGTCGCCGAGGGCACCCTCTTCCCGCACGTGCTCGGCCCCCTCGACCGCGCGACCGTCCGGCGGGTGCTGGAGGTCCGCTGGGACGACGAGGGCCGGGCCGCGGGTCTGTCCTGA
- a CDS encoding SCO5918 family protein, with amino-acid sequence MRCVIARYPFDLTKAGVLDLMKGITPETVTGESVTIGRRRYPVKQVGEVVTRQDRRDFSGGEVTRAMARLGFTCHPAPGAEPAPAPAATPVETASALLGGSTLLGGGTTTPQDL; translated from the coding sequence ATGCGCTGTGTCATCGCCCGGTACCCGTTCGACCTCACCAAGGCCGGGGTGCTGGACCTGATGAAGGGCATCACGCCCGAAACCGTCACGGGTGAGTCCGTGACGATCGGCCGCCGCCGCTATCCCGTCAAGCAGGTGGGCGAGGTCGTCACCCGGCAGGACCGCCGCGACTTCTCCGGCGGCGAGGTGACCCGGGCCATGGCCCGACTCGGCTTCACCTGCCACCCCGCCCCCGGCGCCGAGCCCGCGCCGGCCCCCGCGGCCACACCGGTCGAGACGGCGTCCGCGCTGCTCGGCGGCAGCACCCTGCTGGGCGGCGGCACCACCACCCCCCAGGACCTCTGA
- a CDS encoding DEAD/DEAH box helicase yields MNRVRTNDRRRSGEAPRRSRSGGGRPQNSGRRPAAASQGGEFALPKTITPALPAVETFAELDLPARMLTALGDEGVSVPFPIQAATLPNSVAGRDVLGRGRTGSGKTLAFGLALLARTAGRRAEPRRPLALVLVPTRELAQQVTDALAPYARAVGLRSATVVGGMSIGRQAGALRSGAEVVVATPGRLKDLIDRGDCSLGDVTITVLDEADQMTDMGFMPQVTALLDQVQPDGQRMLFSATLDRNVDKLVRRYLTDPVVHSVDPSAGAVTTMEHHVLHVHEEDKQRTTVEIAARDGRVIMFLDTKHRVDRLVKHLLKSGVRAAGLHGGKSQPQRTRTLAQFKDGQVTALVATNVAARGIHVDNLDLVVNVDPPGDHKDYLHRGGRTARAGESGSVVTLVTPDQRRDMTRLMSSAGITPQVTPVRSGEAELSRITGAQAPSGVPVIITAPVVERPRRAASGGGSSSRGRRGRSSQQRGGGQGAAASNRGGTAAQPRTGQGRAAQGRPAGEAPRRRPRRQSAGGSAA; encoded by the coding sequence ATGAACCGCGTACGCACCAACGACCGCCGACGCTCCGGTGAGGCCCCCCGCCGCTCCCGCTCGGGCGGCGGCCGCCCCCAGAACTCCGGCCGCAGGCCGGCCGCCGCGTCCCAGGGCGGCGAGTTCGCCCTGCCCAAGACGATCACCCCGGCGCTGCCCGCCGTCGAGACGTTCGCCGAACTCGACCTCCCGGCCCGCATGCTGACCGCGCTCGGCGACGAGGGCGTGAGCGTGCCGTTCCCGATCCAGGCGGCGACCCTGCCGAACTCCGTGGCCGGCCGGGACGTCCTCGGCCGCGGCCGCACCGGTTCGGGCAAGACCCTCGCCTTCGGTCTCGCCCTGCTGGCCCGCACGGCCGGCAGGCGCGCCGAGCCGCGGCGTCCGCTCGCCCTGGTCCTCGTCCCGACCCGTGAGCTGGCCCAGCAGGTCACCGACGCGCTCGCCCCGTACGCCCGTGCCGTGGGCCTCAGGTCGGCCACCGTCGTCGGCGGCATGTCCATCGGCCGGCAGGCCGGGGCGCTGCGGTCCGGCGCCGAGGTCGTCGTCGCGACGCCCGGGCGGCTCAAGGACCTCATCGACCGCGGCGACTGCTCCCTCGGCGACGTCACCATCACGGTGCTGGACGAGGCCGACCAGATGACCGACATGGGCTTCATGCCGCAGGTCACCGCCCTGCTCGACCAGGTGCAGCCGGACGGGCAGCGGATGCTGTTCTCCGCCACCCTGGACCGCAACGTCGACAAGCTGGTCCGCCGCTACCTGACGGACCCGGTGGTCCACTCCGTCGACCCGTCGGCCGGTGCCGTCACCACGATGGAGCACCACGTGCTGCACGTGCACGAGGAGGACAAGCAGCGCACGACCGTCGAGATCGCGGCGCGCGACGGCCGGGTCATCATGTTCCTGGACACCAAGCACCGGGTGGACCGGCTGGTGAAGCACCTGCTGAAGAGCGGTGTGCGCGCCGCCGGCCTGCACGGCGGCAAGTCCCAGCCGCAGCGCACCCGGACCCTCGCCCAGTTCAAGGACGGGCAGGTGACGGCGCTGGTGGCGACCAACGTCGCGGCCCGCGGCATCCACGTCGACAACCTCGACCTCGTCGTCAACGTCGACCCGCCCGGCGACCACAAGGACTACCTGCACCGGGGCGGCCGCACCGCCCGGGCCGGCGAGTCCGGCAGCGTCGTCACGCTGGTGACGCCGGACCAGCGGCGCGACATGACGCGGCTGATGTCCTCGGCCGGTATCACCCCGCAGGTCACGCCCGTCCGCTCGGGCGAGGCGGAGCTGTCCCGGATCACCGGCGCGCAGGCCCCCTCCGGCGTCCCCGTGATCATCACCGCGCCGGTCGTGGAGCGTCCCCGGCGTGCCGCGTCCGGCGGCGGCTCCTCGTCCCGCGGCCGCCGCGGCCGTTCCTCGCAGCAGCGCGGCGGCGGGCAGGGCGCCGCGGCGTCGAACCGCGGCGGCACCGCCGCACAGCCCCGCACCGGCCAGGGCCGCGCCGCCCAGGGGCGGCCCGCCGGCGAGGCGCCGCGCCGCAGGCCGCGCCGCCAGTCCGCAGGCGGCTCGGCGGCCTAG
- a CDS encoding cold-shock protein, with protein MASGTVKWFNAEKGFGFIEQDGGGPDVFAHYSNINAQGFRELLEGQKVTFDIAQGQKGPTAENIVPA; from the coding sequence ATGGCTTCCGGCACCGTGAAGTGGTTCAACGCCGAAAAGGGCTTCGGCTTCATCGAGCAGGACGGCGGCGGCCCCGACGTCTTCGCCCACTACTCGAACATCAACGCCCAGGGCTTCCGTGAGCTGCTCGAGGGTCAGAAGGTCACCTTCGACATCGCGCAGGGCCAGAAGGGCCCGACGGCCGAGAACATCGTTCCGGCCTGA
- a CDS encoding aldo/keto reductase has protein sequence MSDDFRLGGDLSIGRLGFGAMRLPTNSFHGPARDPETGRAVLRRALELGVDHIDTAAFYTSGDGSVRANDLIREALHPYPAHLVIATKVGPLRTPDGGLRATADPGALRALVEENLAGLGVDRLDLVYLRIGGIEPPPHGESVAARFEALAALREEGLIRHLGLSHVTAGHLAEARAIAPVAAVQNRSGTDRRDDTELLARCEEAGIAHVPYFPLGGGLGDAGGDRVAEVADRHGATVAQIALARLLASSPVALAIPGTGSVAHLEENVAAGSIVLTDEDLAALG, from the coding sequence GCGGCTGCCCACCAACAGCTTCCACGGCCCCGCCCGGGACCCGGAGACCGGTCGCGCCGTGCTGCGCCGTGCCCTGGAACTCGGCGTCGACCACATCGACACCGCCGCCTTCTACACCAGCGGCGACGGCTCCGTCCGCGCCAACGACCTGATCCGCGAGGCCCTGCACCCCTACCCGGCCCACCTGGTGATCGCCACCAAGGTCGGCCCGCTGCGCACCCCGGACGGCGGTCTGCGGGCGACCGCCGACCCGGGCGCGCTGCGGGCACTGGTCGAGGAGAACCTGGCGGGCCTGGGCGTCGACCGCCTCGACCTCGTCTACCTCCGTATCGGCGGCATCGAGCCGCCCCCGCACGGCGAGTCCGTCGCCGCCCGCTTCGAGGCGCTGGCCGCGCTGCGCGAGGAGGGCCTGATCCGGCACCTGGGCCTCAGCCACGTGACCGCCGGGCACCTCGCCGAGGCGCGGGCGATCGCCCCCGTCGCGGCCGTCCAGAACCGCTCCGGCACCGACCGGCGCGACGACACGGAGCTACTGGCCCGCTGCGAGGAGGCCGGGATCGCCCACGTGCCCTACTTCCCGCTGGGCGGCGGTCTGGGCGACGCCGGCGGGGACCGTGTCGCCGAGGTCGCGGACCGGCACGGCGCCACGGTCGCGCAGATCGCCCTGGCCCGGCTGCTGGCCTCCTCCCCCGTCGCCCTGGCCATCCCCGGCACCGGCTCCGTGGCCCATCTGGAGGAGAACGTCGCCGCCGGTTCGATCGTCCTCACCGACGAGGACCTCGCCGCCCTCGGCTGA